The following coding sequences lie in one Hypanus sabinus isolate sHypSab1 chromosome 20, sHypSab1.hap1, whole genome shotgun sequence genomic window:
- the nr1d2a gene encoding nuclear receptor subfamily 1 group D member 2a isoform X1: MWKEAFLKDFPSMRTHAQQKDILCTRENGLQQERGVITYISSSSSCSPVSYQSDGSENSLQPSSAPVPSPPDSFVSDNRVHLSDVLSENCPLKLGSSNTAQLLCSAKGDGATSGPVNKSTSNITKINGMVLLCRVCGDMASGFHYGVHACEGCKGFFRRSIQQNIQYKKCLKNENCAIMRMNRNRCQQCRFKKCLAVGMSRDAVRFGRIPKREKQRMLIEMQSAMKNAANDQLSGYVQTDASCEEMSSLSQTRLPQNTEAEVIGSVSRALEETFSNTQEKPDLMLEVRNTENPRRTGDDKWLVGHSINGVDEIHCFTNGNHGTVCIANKINKHVVCPNGGAERVSRQCHSLSSGFTQKVVTEDGFARTGDLKKHSWTAGRRTHLVCPMSMSPYVDPDKSEQEIWEEFSRSFTPAVREVVEFAKRIPGFQDLSQHDQVSLLKAGTFEVLMVRFAALFDVHDRTVTFLSGKSYGMEELQLMGAGDLLLSMFEFSEKLSALHLGEEEMSLFTAVVLVSADRSGIKNANSVEQLQETLIRALRTLIMKNHPTECSVFTKLLLKLSDLRSLNNMHSEELLAFEIHP; encoded by the exons ATGTGGAAGGAAGCGTTTCTTAAGGATTTCCCCTCGATGCGCACACACGCACAACAAAAGGATATCCTCTGCACTCGTGAGAATGGATTGCAGCAGGAAC GTGGTGTTATTACCTACATCAGTTCGAGCTCTAGCTGCAGCCCCGTCTCCTATCAGAGTGATGGTTCTGAGAACAGTTTGCAGCCATCCTCGGCTCCAGTTCCCTCACCACCTGACAGCTTTGTTTCTGATAATCGTGTTCACCTCAGTGACGTGCTTTCTGAAAACTGCCCGCTGAAACTAGGAAGCTCCAACACTGCTCAGCTTCTGTGTTCTGCCAAAGGGGATGGAGCAACCTCGGGTCCCGTGAACAAAAGTACCAGTAACATCACCA aaattaatggGATGGTCCTGCTGTGTCGAGTCTGTGGAGATATGGCATCAGGATTCCACTATGGTGTCCATGCGTGTGAAGGTTGTAAG GGATTCTTCAGAAGGAGCATCCAACAGAATATTCAGTACAAGAAATGCTTGAAAAATGAGAACTGTGCCATAATGAGGATGAACAGGAACCGGTGCCAACAGTGTCGCTTCAAGAAGTGTCTGGCTGTAGGCATGTCCCGAGATG CTGTTCGGTTTGGGCGCATTCCAAAGCGCGAGaagcagcgaatgttgattgaaATGCAAAGTGCGATGAAGAACGCGGCAAATGACCAGCTGAGTGGCTACGTGCAGACTGATGCATCGTGTGAGGAGATGTCCTCTCTGTCTCAGACTAGGCTACCTCAGAACACAGAGGCTGAAGTAATTGGTTCCGTGTCAAGAGCCCTCGAGGAGACTTTTTCGAATACCCAGGAGAAGCCGGATTTAATGCTGGAAGTTCGGAACACGGAAAACCCTCGGAGAACTGGAGATGACAAGTGGCTGGTTGGACATTCAATAAATGGTGTTGATGAAATCCATTGTTTCACGAATGGAAATCATGGTACAGTCTGCATCGCAAATAAGATTAATAAGCATGTGGTTTGTCCAAATGGAGGtgcagagagagtgagcaggCAGTGTCATTCTCTCTCCAGCGGATTTACGCAAAAAGTAGTTACAGAAGATGGGTTTGCTCGAACCGGTGACCTAAAGAAACACTCGTGGACTGCTGGGAGGAGAACGCATCTG GTGTGCCCAATGAGTATGTCGCCTTATGTGGATCCTGATAAATCGGAACAGGAAATCTGGGAAGAATTTTCCAGGAGCTTTACACCTGCAGTTAGGGAGGTGGTAGAATTTGCAAAACGTATTCCAGGATTCCAAGATCTGTCACAGCATGACCAAGTTAGTTTGCTGAAGGCTGGAACATTTGAG GTGTTAATGGTGCGCTTTGCAGCTCTGTTTGACGTACATGACCGGACAGTCACATTTCTGAGTGGGAAGAGTTACGGGATGGAGGAACTACAGTTAATGGGGGCGGGCGATCTGCTGTTGTCCATGTTTGAGTTCAGTGAAAAACTGAGTGCCCTGCATCTTGGTGAGGAGGAGATGAGCTTGTTCACAGCAGTTGTCCTGGTGTCTGCTG ATCGATCAGGAATTAAAAATGCTAACTCAGTGGAGCAGTTGCAGGAAACTCTAATTCGTGCGCTCCGAACTTTAATTATGAAAAATCACCCTACTGAATGTTCAGTCTTTACCAAGCTCCTGCTGAAATTATCTGATCTGCGTTCTCTAAACAATATGCATTCGGAAGAATTGTTGGCCTTCGAGATCCACCCTTGA
- the nr1d2a gene encoding nuclear receptor subfamily 1 group D member 2a isoform X2 — protein MDCSRNVGGVITYISSSSSCSPVSYQSDGSENSLQPSSAPVPSPPDSFVSDNRVHLSDVLSENCPLKLGSSNTAQLLCSAKGDGATSGPVNKSTSNITKINGMVLLCRVCGDMASGFHYGVHACEGCKGFFRRSIQQNIQYKKCLKNENCAIMRMNRNRCQQCRFKKCLAVGMSRDAVRFGRIPKREKQRMLIEMQSAMKNAANDQLSGYVQTDASCEEMSSLSQTRLPQNTEAEVIGSVSRALEETFSNTQEKPDLMLEVRNTENPRRTGDDKWLVGHSINGVDEIHCFTNGNHGTVCIANKINKHVVCPNGGAERVSRQCHSLSSGFTQKVVTEDGFARTGDLKKHSWTAGRRTHLVCPMSMSPYVDPDKSEQEIWEEFSRSFTPAVREVVEFAKRIPGFQDLSQHDQVSLLKAGTFEVLMVRFAALFDVHDRTVTFLSGKSYGMEELQLMGAGDLLLSMFEFSEKLSALHLGEEEMSLFTAVVLVSADRSGIKNANSVEQLQETLIRALRTLIMKNHPTECSVFTKLLLKLSDLRSLNNMHSEELLAFEIHP, from the exons ATGGATTGCAGCAGGAACGTAG GTGGTGTTATTACCTACATCAGTTCGAGCTCTAGCTGCAGCCCCGTCTCCTATCAGAGTGATGGTTCTGAGAACAGTTTGCAGCCATCCTCGGCTCCAGTTCCCTCACCACCTGACAGCTTTGTTTCTGATAATCGTGTTCACCTCAGTGACGTGCTTTCTGAAAACTGCCCGCTGAAACTAGGAAGCTCCAACACTGCTCAGCTTCTGTGTTCTGCCAAAGGGGATGGAGCAACCTCGGGTCCCGTGAACAAAAGTACCAGTAACATCACCA aaattaatggGATGGTCCTGCTGTGTCGAGTCTGTGGAGATATGGCATCAGGATTCCACTATGGTGTCCATGCGTGTGAAGGTTGTAAG GGATTCTTCAGAAGGAGCATCCAACAGAATATTCAGTACAAGAAATGCTTGAAAAATGAGAACTGTGCCATAATGAGGATGAACAGGAACCGGTGCCAACAGTGTCGCTTCAAGAAGTGTCTGGCTGTAGGCATGTCCCGAGATG CTGTTCGGTTTGGGCGCATTCCAAAGCGCGAGaagcagcgaatgttgattgaaATGCAAAGTGCGATGAAGAACGCGGCAAATGACCAGCTGAGTGGCTACGTGCAGACTGATGCATCGTGTGAGGAGATGTCCTCTCTGTCTCAGACTAGGCTACCTCAGAACACAGAGGCTGAAGTAATTGGTTCCGTGTCAAGAGCCCTCGAGGAGACTTTTTCGAATACCCAGGAGAAGCCGGATTTAATGCTGGAAGTTCGGAACACGGAAAACCCTCGGAGAACTGGAGATGACAAGTGGCTGGTTGGACATTCAATAAATGGTGTTGATGAAATCCATTGTTTCACGAATGGAAATCATGGTACAGTCTGCATCGCAAATAAGATTAATAAGCATGTGGTTTGTCCAAATGGAGGtgcagagagagtgagcaggCAGTGTCATTCTCTCTCCAGCGGATTTACGCAAAAAGTAGTTACAGAAGATGGGTTTGCTCGAACCGGTGACCTAAAGAAACACTCGTGGACTGCTGGGAGGAGAACGCATCTG GTGTGCCCAATGAGTATGTCGCCTTATGTGGATCCTGATAAATCGGAACAGGAAATCTGGGAAGAATTTTCCAGGAGCTTTACACCTGCAGTTAGGGAGGTGGTAGAATTTGCAAAACGTATTCCAGGATTCCAAGATCTGTCACAGCATGACCAAGTTAGTTTGCTGAAGGCTGGAACATTTGAG GTGTTAATGGTGCGCTTTGCAGCTCTGTTTGACGTACATGACCGGACAGTCACATTTCTGAGTGGGAAGAGTTACGGGATGGAGGAACTACAGTTAATGGGGGCGGGCGATCTGCTGTTGTCCATGTTTGAGTTCAGTGAAAAACTGAGTGCCCTGCATCTTGGTGAGGAGGAGATGAGCTTGTTCACAGCAGTTGTCCTGGTGTCTGCTG ATCGATCAGGAATTAAAAATGCTAACTCAGTGGAGCAGTTGCAGGAAACTCTAATTCGTGCGCTCCGAACTTTAATTATGAAAAATCACCCTACTGAATGTTCAGTCTTTACCAAGCTCCTGCTGAAATTATCTGATCTGCGTTCTCTAAACAATATGCATTCGGAAGAATTGTTGGCCTTCGAGATCCACCCTTGA
- the nr1d2a gene encoding nuclear receptor subfamily 1 group D member 2a isoform X3: MDCSRNVEINGMVLLCRVCGDMASGFHYGVHACEGCKGFFRRSIQQNIQYKKCLKNENCAIMRMNRNRCQQCRFKKCLAVGMSRDAVRFGRIPKREKQRMLIEMQSAMKNAANDQLSGYVQTDASCEEMSSLSQTRLPQNTEAEVIGSVSRALEETFSNTQEKPDLMLEVRNTENPRRTGDDKWLVGHSINGVDEIHCFTNGNHGTVCIANKINKHVVCPNGGAERVSRQCHSLSSGFTQKVVTEDGFARTGDLKKHSWTAGRRTHLVCPMSMSPYVDPDKSEQEIWEEFSRSFTPAVREVVEFAKRIPGFQDLSQHDQVSLLKAGTFEVLMVRFAALFDVHDRTVTFLSGKSYGMEELQLMGAGDLLLSMFEFSEKLSALHLGEEEMSLFTAVVLVSADRSGIKNANSVEQLQETLIRALRTLIMKNHPTECSVFTKLLLKLSDLRSLNNMHSEELLAFEIHP, from the exons ATGGATTGCAGCAGGAACGTAG aaattaatggGATGGTCCTGCTGTGTCGAGTCTGTGGAGATATGGCATCAGGATTCCACTATGGTGTCCATGCGTGTGAAGGTTGTAAG GGATTCTTCAGAAGGAGCATCCAACAGAATATTCAGTACAAGAAATGCTTGAAAAATGAGAACTGTGCCATAATGAGGATGAACAGGAACCGGTGCCAACAGTGTCGCTTCAAGAAGTGTCTGGCTGTAGGCATGTCCCGAGATG CTGTTCGGTTTGGGCGCATTCCAAAGCGCGAGaagcagcgaatgttgattgaaATGCAAAGTGCGATGAAGAACGCGGCAAATGACCAGCTGAGTGGCTACGTGCAGACTGATGCATCGTGTGAGGAGATGTCCTCTCTGTCTCAGACTAGGCTACCTCAGAACACAGAGGCTGAAGTAATTGGTTCCGTGTCAAGAGCCCTCGAGGAGACTTTTTCGAATACCCAGGAGAAGCCGGATTTAATGCTGGAAGTTCGGAACACGGAAAACCCTCGGAGAACTGGAGATGACAAGTGGCTGGTTGGACATTCAATAAATGGTGTTGATGAAATCCATTGTTTCACGAATGGAAATCATGGTACAGTCTGCATCGCAAATAAGATTAATAAGCATGTGGTTTGTCCAAATGGAGGtgcagagagagtgagcaggCAGTGTCATTCTCTCTCCAGCGGATTTACGCAAAAAGTAGTTACAGAAGATGGGTTTGCTCGAACCGGTGACCTAAAGAAACACTCGTGGACTGCTGGGAGGAGAACGCATCTG GTGTGCCCAATGAGTATGTCGCCTTATGTGGATCCTGATAAATCGGAACAGGAAATCTGGGAAGAATTTTCCAGGAGCTTTACACCTGCAGTTAGGGAGGTGGTAGAATTTGCAAAACGTATTCCAGGATTCCAAGATCTGTCACAGCATGACCAAGTTAGTTTGCTGAAGGCTGGAACATTTGAG GTGTTAATGGTGCGCTTTGCAGCTCTGTTTGACGTACATGACCGGACAGTCACATTTCTGAGTGGGAAGAGTTACGGGATGGAGGAACTACAGTTAATGGGGGCGGGCGATCTGCTGTTGTCCATGTTTGAGTTCAGTGAAAAACTGAGTGCCCTGCATCTTGGTGAGGAGGAGATGAGCTTGTTCACAGCAGTTGTCCTGGTGTCTGCTG ATCGATCAGGAATTAAAAATGCTAACTCAGTGGAGCAGTTGCAGGAAACTCTAATTCGTGCGCTCCGAACTTTAATTATGAAAAATCACCCTACTGAATGTTCAGTCTTTACCAAGCTCCTGCTGAAATTATCTGATCTGCGTTCTCTAAACAATATGCATTCGGAAGAATTGTTGGCCTTCGAGATCCACCCTTGA